A part of Kryptolebias marmoratus isolate JLee-2015 linkage group LG8, ASM164957v2, whole genome shotgun sequence genomic DNA contains:
- the igfbp6b gene encoding insulin-like growth factor-binding protein 6b, giving the protein MPILSNLTAVVLLLIAPCGSWAGANRWGHFKVCPSCKDPLGAGRPPRDHNVAGSTSVLAQGEPCGVYTLSCAKGLRCVPPPREHSPLQALLQGKGTCAKHSKTSPTERPHLTGPHPTHFGESEKAPCRKLLNSVLRGLELTVFQSDRDIYIPNCDTSGFYRKKQCLSSKGMQRGHCWCVDELGLRLPSGAREDGTLPCDRE; this is encoded by the exons ATGCCTATCCTTTCTAACTTAACGGCTGTTGTTTTATTACTCATTGCCCCCTGTGGATCATGGGCCGGGGCAAACCGCTGGGGTCACTTCAAGGTCTGTCCCTCCTGCAAGGATCCTCTGGGGGCAGGTCGGCCCCCGAGGGACCATAATGTTGCCGGTAGCACGTCAGTTCTGGCCCAAGGGGAGCCGTGTGGTGTGTACACCCTCAGCTGTGCCAAGGGGCTTCGCTGTGTCCCCCCACCCAGGGAGCACAGCCCCCTGCAGGCACTGTTGCAGGGAAAAGGTACTTGTGCCAAGCACAGCAAGACAAGTCCCACTGAGAGGCCCCACCTCACAG gTCCACATCCCACCCATTTTGGTGAATCTGAAAaa GCGCCCTGTCGCAAGCTGCTCAACAGTGTCCTGAGGGGTCTGGAGCTGACCGTATTCCAGTCTGACCGGGACATCTACATACCCAACTGTGACACTAGTGGCTTCTacaggaaaaagcag TGCCTCTCCTCCAAGGGCATGCAGCGTGGCCACTGTTGGTGCGTGGATGAGCTCGGTTTGCGCCTGCCTTCAGGTGCCAGAGAGGATGGCACTTTGCCATGTGACAGGGAGTGA